In a genomic window of Quercus lobata isolate SW786 chromosome 4, ValleyOak3.0 Primary Assembly, whole genome shotgun sequence:
- the LOC115986865 gene encoding probable 3-hydroxyisobutyrate dehydrogenase-like 1, mitochondrial, which produces IQKKRDAHSPLPFAHSTRSMANTTDTGLISPSNTRVGWIGTGVMGRSMCSHLIKAGYTLTVFNRTLSKAQPLLDMGAHLAQSPHHLASQSDVVFSIVGFPSDVRSVLLDPTSGALSGLRHGGILVDMTTSEPSLAAEISAAASSKDCFSIDAPVSGGDLGAKNGRLAIFAGGDESVVKRLSPLFALLGKVNYMGATGKGQFAKLANQIAIASTMVGLVEGMVYAHKAGLDVGLFLEAISSGAAGSKLLDSHGNRILKRDFEPGFYVNHFVKDLGICLKECQNMGLALPGLALAHQLYLSLKAHGEGNLGTQALILALERLNNVSLQSTTATSS; this is translated from the coding sequence atacaaaagaaaagagatgcTCACTCCCCACTACCATTCGCTCACTCCACTCGCTCCATGGCCAACACCACAGACACAGGGCTCATTAGCCCATCCAACACCCGCGTGGGCTGGATCGGAACCGGCGTCATGGGCCGATCCATGTGCTCCCACCTCATCAAAGCCGGCTACACCCTCACCGTCTTCAACCGCACCCTCTCCAAAGCCCAGCCCCTCCTCGACATGGGGGCCCACTTAGCCCAATCCCCTCACCACCTCGCTTCCCAATCCGACGTCGTCTTCTCCATCGTCGGCTTCCCCTCCGACGTCCGCTCCGTCTTACTCGACCCTACCTCCGGTGCCCTCTCCGGCCTCCGCCACGGCGGCATACTCGTCGACATGACCACCTCCGAACCCTCCCTCGCCGCCGAGATTTCCGCCGCCGCTTCCTCCAAAGACTGCTTCTCCATCGACGCACCGGTATCCGGCGGCGATCTCGGGGCTAAGAACGGAAGGTTGGCGATATTCGCCGGAGGGGACGAGTCGGTGGTGAAACGTTTGAGTCCACTTTTTGCCCTCCTCGGTAAAGTTAATTACATGGGTGCCACTGGAAAAGGTCAGTTCGCGAAACTAGCGAATCAGATAGCGATTGCTTCCACTATGGTAGGATTGGTGGAAGGTATGGTGTATGCTCACAAGGCCGGTCTTGATGTGGGTTTGTTTCTTGAAGCGATATCGAGTGGTGCGGCTGGGTCGAAGTTGCTGGATTCGCATGGGAATAGGATTTTGAAGAGGGATTTTGAGCCTGGGTTTTATGTAAATCACTTTGTGAAGGATCTGGGGATTTGTTTGAAGGAGTGTCAGAATATGGGTCTGGCTTTGCCTGGGTTGGCTTTGGCTCACCAGCTTTATCTCTCGCTTAAGGCTCATGGGGAAGGGAATTTGGGTACACAAGCGCTTATTTTGGCTCTGGAGCGCCTCAATAATGTTTCTCTTCAATCTACAACGGCTACTTCGTCTTAG